A window from Pagrus major chromosome 4, Pma_NU_1.0 encodes these proteins:
- the ctsd gene encoding cathepsin D, with amino-acid sequence MRSLVLFVFAALVLTNDALVRIPLKKFRSIRRELTDSGRTAEELLADKHSTKYNFGFPSSNAPTPETLKNYLDAQYYGEIGLGTPPQPFTVVFDTGSSNLWVPSVHCSILDIACLLHHKYNSAKSSTYVKNGTAFAIQYGSGSLSGYLSQDTCTIGDISVEKQLFGEAIKQPGVTFIAAKFDGILGMAYPRISVDGVAPVFDNIMSQKKVEKNVFSFYLNRNPDTEPGGELLLGGTDPKYYTGDFNYVNITRQAYWQIHMDGMAVGTQLSLCTSGCEAIVDSGTSLITGPSAEVRSLQKAIGATPLIQGEYMVSCDKVPSLPVITFKVGGQSYSLTGEQYILKVSQAGKTMCLSGFMGLDIPAPAGPLWILGDVFIGQYYTVFDRDNNRVGFAKAK; translated from the exons ATGAGGAGCCTGGTCCTGTTCGTGTTCGCGGCTCTGGTTCTGACCAACGACGCGCTCGTTCG AATTCCGTTGAAGAAATTCCGTTCCATCAGACGTGAGCTGACGGACTCGGGAAGGACCGCAGAGGAGCTCCTGGCTGACAAACACTCCACCAAGTACAACTTTGGCTTCCCCTCCAGCAATGCGCCCACTCCAGAAACCCTGAAGAACTACCTTGAC GCCCAGTATTACGGTGAGATCGGCCTGGGGACCCCTCCTCAGCCCTTCACTGTGGTGTTTGATACCGGCTCCTCCAACCTGTGGGTGCCCTCCGTTCACTGCTCCATCTTAGACATCGCGTGCT tgCTGCACCACAAATATAATTCTGCCAAGTCCAGCACGTACGTGAAGAACGGCACTGCCTTCGCAATCCAGTATGGATCTGGCAGTTTGTCAGGCTACCTCAGTCAGGACACATGCACA ATCGGAGACATTTCggtggaaaaacagcttttCGGAGAAGCCATCAAGCAGCCCGGTGTGACCTTCATCGCTGCCAAGTTTGACGGGATCCTCGGCATGGCCTACCCACGCATCTCTGTGGACGGTGTGGCGCCGGTCTTTGACAACATCATGAGCCAGAAGAAGGTGGAGAAGAACGTCTTCTCCTTCTACCTGAACAG AAACCCCGACACCGAGCCCGGCGGTGAGCTGCTCCTCGGAGGAACCGACCCCAAATACTACACTGGAGACTTCAACTACGTCAACATCACCCGCCAGGCCTACTGGCAGATCCACATGGACGG gatgGCAGTGGGAACCCAGCTGAGTCTGTGTACGAGCGGCTGCGAGGCCATCGTGGACTCCGGGACGTCTCTGATCACCGGCCCCTCGGCGGAGGTCAGGTCCCTGCAGAAAGCCATCGGAGCCACTCCACTCATCCAGGGAGAG TACATGGTGAGCTGTGACAAGGTCCCGTCGCTGCCTGTCATCACCTTCAAAGTTGGCGGACAGTCCTACTCTCTGACCGGAGAGCAGTACATCCTCAAG GTGAGTCAGGCTGGAAAGACCATGTGTCTGAGCGGCTTCATGGGTCTGGACATCCCCGCCCCCGCCGGGCCCCTGTGGATTCTGGGAGACGTATTCATCGGCCAGTACTACACCGTCTTCGACCGGGACAACAACAGGGTCGGCTTCGCCAAGGCTAAATAA